Proteins co-encoded in one Nicotiana sylvestris chromosome 7, ASM39365v2, whole genome shotgun sequence genomic window:
- the LOC104219969 gene encoding histone H2A-like codes for MEKKGAGGRKGGGPKKKAVSRSVKAGLQFPVGRIGRYLKKGRYAQRVGSGAPVYLSAVLEYLAAEVLELAGNAARDNKKTRIIPRHVLLAVRNDEELGKLLAGVTIAHGGVLPNINPVLLPKKSDKVGKEPTKSPTKATKSPKKA; via the exons ATGGAGAAGAAGGGTGCTGGAGGAAGAAAGGGGGGTGGTCCAAAGAAGAAAGCCGTTTCCCGTTCCGTTAAGGCCGGTTTGCAGTTTCCAGTTGGTAGAATTGGGCGTTACTTGAAAAAAGGTCGATATGCTCAGCGTGTTGGAAGTGGTGCTCCTGTTTATCTATCTGCTGTTCTTGAGTACCTTGCTGCCGAG GTTTTAGAGTTGGCTGGAAATGCAGCGAGAGACAACAAGAAGACCAGGATAATACCGAGGCATGTTTTGTTAGCTGTAAGGAACGATGAAGAGCTCGGAAAACTCCTAGCTGGTGTAACCATTGCTCATGGAGGTGTTCTTCCCAACATCAATCCAGTTCTTCTGCCTAAGAAATCTGACAAAGTCGGAAAAGAACCTACTAAATCGCCAACGAAGGCAACCAAGTCACCCAAGAAGGCCTAA
- the LOC104219970 gene encoding uncharacterized protein, whose product MDICSANYKSDVGSVSGFCESSKETLGCASGNPGCPFVNDLGHHFSESLNIEDGEDLIDKDNSNTLEEDGSEDIDANGTGITDSEKCLIKSATFPCSSMITPPSELVYGQKEQEVDANSTDLPYARSISLPTALKLVSAIKGSREKQGKSPRKLSVTWAPDVYDPIPTAVSHVPNKGQRHRSDNKRSGKNKQKSNGKSSRGSKSKDKKQGRKHGGSAKRSYHHLEDNHITTCSSFHSLGDNITAHSSGLQASTVDYDIGSTPDPFCGSSFLKKSVTKLHFPVAEAS is encoded by the exons ATGGACATTTGTTCTGCTAATTACAAGTCGGACGTTGGAAGTGTAAGCGGTTTTTGTGAGTCATCAAAGGAGACTCTTGGTTGTGCTTCTGGCAATCCAGGATGTCCTTTTGTTAATGATCTTGGGCACCATTTCTCTGAATCTCTGAATATTGAGGATGGTGAAGACTTGATTGATAAGGACAATTCCAACACATTGGAGGAAGATGGAAGTGAAGATATTGATGCAAATGGCACTGGCATTACAGACTCGGAAAAATGCTTGATCAAGTCTGCAACATTTCCGTGCTCTAGTATGATCACTCCCCCTTCTGAGTTGGTTTATGGGCAGAAGGAGCAGGAAGTTGATGCTAATTCAACTGACTTGCCTTATGCACGTTCCATATCTTTGCCT acaGCTTTGAAGCTTGTATCTGCCATTAAAGGTAGCCGGGAAAAACAAGGCAAATCACCCAGGAAGCTGTCTGTGACATGGGCTCCCGATGTGTATGACCCTATTCCAACAGCAGTTTCGCATGTGCCAAACAAGGGACAACGCCACAGGAGTGACAACAAGAGGAGTGGGAAGAATAAGCAAAAAAGCAATGGCAAATCTTCACGAGGTAGCAAGAGTAAAGACAAGAAACAAGGTCGCAAGCATGGTGGGAGTGCCAAGAGGAGTTATCATCATCTAGAGGATAACCACATAACGACTTGTTCTAGCTTCCATTCTTTGGGGGATAACATAACTGCTCATTCTAGTGGGCTGCAGGCTAGCACTGTTGATTATGATATTGGCAGCACTCCGGATCCATTCTGTGGGAGTAGTTTTCTCAAGAAATCTGTCACAAAGTTGCATTTTCCAGTTGCAGAAGCTTCCTGA